The following are from one region of the Candidatus Protochlamydia phocaeensis genome:
- the pyrH gene encoding UMP kinase, translated as MTKKRILLKLSGETLLGEQGFGIHQDACMQVASYLQKIQQLNMEVGVVIGGGNIFRGIDLRLTGMPRTPADHMGMLATLLNGIAVQQALIARGAKACVMSALECPKVAEPYNWTKALQYLSEGNIVIFVGGTGNPYFTTDTAAALRASEIHANMLLKATKVDGVYNKDPLKYPDAVKYERISYSRVLAEKLQVMDATAIALCRSSQIPIFVFNMQRLLEDDIGQVLTDFTHGTLIEEGE; from the coding sequence ATGACTAAAAAGCGTATTTTACTTAAGTTGTCAGGAGAGACTCTATTAGGAGAGCAAGGATTTGGCATCCATCAAGACGCCTGCATGCAGGTGGCTTCTTATCTTCAAAAAATTCAGCAGTTAAATATGGAAGTTGGCGTTGTCATTGGAGGTGGAAATATTTTCCGCGGCATTGATTTGCGTTTAACCGGGATGCCGCGCACGCCGGCTGATCATATGGGCATGCTGGCCACTCTTCTTAATGGCATTGCCGTTCAGCAGGCGCTCATTGCCCGAGGGGCGAAAGCTTGTGTGATGAGCGCTTTGGAATGTCCCAAAGTGGCAGAGCCTTATAATTGGACGAAAGCGCTGCAGTATTTGTCGGAGGGGAATATCGTCATTTTTGTCGGGGGAACGGGCAATCCTTACTTTACAACCGACACGGCAGCTGCCCTTCGGGCAAGCGAGATTCATGCAAATATGCTGCTGAAGGCGACTAAGGTCGATGGAGTTTATAATAAAGATCCCTTGAAATATCCGGATGCGGTGAAATATGAGCGAATCTCTTATTCACGGGTTCTTGCAGAAAAATTGCAAGTCATGGATGCTACAGCTATTGCTTTATGCCGTAGCAGCCAAATTCCCATTTTTGTTTTCAATATGCAACGCCTATTGGAAGACGACATTGGACAAGTCTTAACCGATTTTACCCATGGAACTTTGATAGAGGAAGGGGAATAG
- the rpsB gene encoding 30S ribosomal protein S2, with protein sequence MAQNKTQTLPISIKDLLEAGAHFGHQTSRWNPKMKRFIFEERNGLYIIDLAKTLQQIRNAVEIVRDVVAKHKSILFVGTKKQAKAVLRELAEQCGEFYVCERWLGGMLTNLSTIRQSIKKLDRIEKRISTGGEGLTKKELSLLTKDQIKLEKNLSGVRGMRKPPGLIIVVDPSKEHLAVAEANKLGIPVMGLVDTNCDPDPIEYVIACNDDALKSIKLILETLAKAIIDKKNDIKVYASKEDQSEEDEDENSHSSKYKEEDFDEASSLSKEEK encoded by the coding sequence TTGGCTCAGAATAAAACCCAAACTCTTCCTATTTCCATTAAAGATCTGTTAGAAGCAGGTGCCCATTTTGGACACCAAACTAGCCGTTGGAATCCGAAAATGAAGCGTTTCATTTTCGAAGAACGCAATGGTCTTTACATCATTGATCTAGCAAAAACTCTGCAACAAATCCGCAATGCGGTTGAAATCGTGAGAGATGTTGTTGCTAAACATAAATCTATTTTATTTGTCGGAACAAAGAAGCAAGCAAAAGCCGTTCTGCGCGAATTGGCCGAGCAATGTGGCGAATTTTATGTTTGCGAACGCTGGTTGGGTGGAATGCTGACAAACTTGTCAACGATTCGCCAGTCTATCAAAAAACTGGACCGCATTGAGAAGCGCATTTCTACAGGTGGCGAAGGGTTGACGAAAAAAGAATTATCTTTGCTTACCAAAGACCAAATAAAATTAGAGAAAAACCTTTCTGGTGTACGCGGCATGCGTAAACCTCCAGGATTGATCATTGTCGTTGATCCTAGCAAGGAACATTTGGCAGTTGCAGAAGCCAATAAACTTGGTATTCCTGTCATGGGTCTTGTTGATACGAATTGCGATCCAGATCCGATTGAATACGTGATCGCTTGCAACGACGATGCTTTAAAGAGCATTAAGCTCATCCTCGAAACGCTAGCAAAAGCTATTATCGATAAAAAGAACGATATTAAAGTTTACGCAAGTAAAGAGGACCAGTCAGAAGAAGACGAAGACGAAAACTCCCATTCTTCTAAATATAAGGAAGAGGATTTCGATGAAGCCTCAAGCCTTTCCAAGGAGGAAAAATAA
- the frr gene encoding ribosome recycling factor has translation MSIIDQTKAKMTAAIEHFKNDLKNIRTGRANPGMVEHVMVDVYGSSMRLKDIAAISTPEARQLLITPFDPQNASVIGKAIEKANLGFMPIVDGHSVRIKIPPMTEEIRKKMAKICHDEREKTKVSIRTIRQDANKHIRKQKADGEMEEDAMKKLEKGIQDLTDKFCKEADELSEKKEKEISTI, from the coding sequence ATGAGTATTATTGATCAAACGAAGGCTAAGATGACAGCCGCGATCGAACATTTCAAAAACGATCTAAAAAATATTCGCACCGGAAGAGCTAATCCCGGCATGGTCGAACACGTCATGGTAGACGTGTATGGCAGTTCAATGCGTTTAAAAGACATTGCGGCCATTTCAACTCCAGAGGCGCGCCAATTATTGATCACGCCTTTTGATCCGCAAAACGCAAGCGTAATCGGCAAAGCTATCGAGAAGGCCAATTTGGGCTTCATGCCTATTGTCGATGGCCACTCTGTCCGCATTAAAATTCCTCCAATGACGGAAGAGATCCGCAAAAAAATGGCCAAGATTTGTCATGATGAGCGGGAAAAGACGAAAGTGAGCATCCGCACGATCCGCCAAGATGCCAATAAGCATATTCGCAAACAAAAAGCGGATGGAGAAATGGAAGAAGATGCGATGAAGAAATTGGAGAAAGGCATTCAGGATCTGACAGATAAGTTCTGCAAAGAAGCCGATGAACTCTCGGAAAAAAAAGAAAAAGAGATTTCCACAATTTAG
- a CDS encoding UvrB/UvrC motif-containing protein, whose translation MVEKKPDKHFPDRPLECSECKKPIAVRYTEIVGHSITHTSMCADCPELQRRLHGTGPRELIQIQGSGEAGVACGNCGTTLEEVKRGHRLGCPECYTVFEDVLLIEMQAANRLSPRISLTKKTMPIHIGRAPGESLAINPSSRLLALNEALKETLKREDYEQAAWLRDQIKALTENEDKRSPENKDKEDTHVQPE comes from the coding sequence ATGGTTGAAAAGAAACCTGATAAACATTTTCCTGATAGGCCGCTGGAATGCAGCGAATGTAAAAAGCCTATAGCCGTTCGTTATACGGAAATCGTTGGTCACAGCATTACCCATACCAGCATGTGTGCGGATTGTCCTGAGCTGCAGCGCAGGTTGCATGGAACAGGGCCGAGGGAGCTTATCCAAATTCAGGGCAGCGGGGAAGCAGGGGTTGCATGCGGCAATTGCGGGACTACGCTGGAAGAGGTGAAGCGCGGGCATCGCTTAGGCTGCCCGGAATGCTATACAGTATTTGAAGATGTGTTATTAATTGAAATGCAGGCTGCCAATCGCTTATCCCCTCGTATTTCTTTGACTAAGAAGACCATGCCTATCCATATTGGCCGGGCACCTGGAGAAAGCTTGGCGATTAATCCTTCTTCGCGCCTATTAGCGCTTAACGAAGCGTTGAAAGAAACTTTGAAGAGGGAAGACTATGAGCAGGCGGCGTGGCTGAGAGACCAAATCAAAGCCTTGACAGAGAATGAAGACAAAAGAAGCCCAGAAAATAAGGATAAGGAAGATACCCATGTCCAGCCAGAATAG
- the tsf gene encoding translation elongation factor Ts, with the protein MTAVTPAMIKELRERTGVGMGKCKEALEEAKGDMELAIANLRKAGMATAVKKEGRETKEGMIGTAEGSNAIAVVEVNAETDFVVKNDRFKQFLENIAEEAVNTNPPSLDAFLQQKYSKEPSLTIDQYRATIVQTIGENIQIKRILMLKKSPDRSLGVYSHLGGKIVTVVELTGSNQEGSLAKDIAMHTAAAAPEYLSPETVPQEIIANEKDIAKGQIQGKPANIVDKIVEGKISAFYDAHCLVRQKYIKDDTITIADLVNKRAKEVGKPLTVSNFIRWNVGQ; encoded by the coding sequence ATGACAGCCGTCACTCCTGCAATGATTAAAGAACTACGCGAGCGTACTGGCGTGGGAATGGGCAAGTGCAAAGAAGCTTTGGAAGAAGCTAAAGGCGATATGGAATTAGCGATTGCCAATTTGCGTAAAGCTGGAATGGCAACAGCTGTTAAAAAAGAAGGGCGAGAAACAAAAGAAGGCATGATCGGCACAGCTGAAGGCAGCAATGCCATTGCAGTTGTTGAAGTGAATGCCGAGACTGATTTCGTTGTTAAGAATGATCGCTTCAAGCAATTCTTAGAGAATATTGCGGAAGAAGCGGTTAACACCAATCCGCCTTCTTTAGATGCTTTCTTGCAGCAGAAATATTCTAAAGAGCCTTCTTTGACAATTGATCAATACCGCGCGACGATCGTTCAAACGATCGGCGAGAATATCCAGATCAAGCGCATCCTGATGCTGAAAAAAAGCCCGGATCGTTCTTTAGGTGTATATTCTCACTTGGGTGGCAAAATCGTCACAGTTGTTGAACTGACAGGCAGTAATCAAGAAGGATCCTTGGCGAAAGACATTGCCATGCATACTGCAGCAGCGGCTCCTGAGTATCTTTCCCCCGAGACAGTTCCTCAAGAGATCATTGCCAATGAAAAAGACATTGCAAAAGGGCAAATTCAAGGCAAACCGGCTAATATTGTCGACAAAATTGTAGAAGGCAAAATTAGCGCTTTTTATGATGCCCATTGCCTCGTTCGCCAAAAGTACATTAAAGACGATACTATTACGATCGCTGACTTAGTCAATAAGCGTGCTAAAGAAGTTGGCAAGCCTTTGACAGTCTCCAACTTTATTCGTTGGAACGTCGGTCAATAA